A single genomic interval of Agromyces cerinus harbors:
- a CDS encoding TetR/AcrR family transcriptional regulator, giving the protein MPKIVDHDERRLEIVRATWRLIAEKGFRATTMREIAKSAGVANGGLSPYFRNKEELIGATFEHVYSATNERFATVRAGLEGMAALRELMLQIFPLDEERILEARIVIPFWEYAANEPDLLALHERTMDEWRVEIADHLERAKQLGQARADLDVAVTTDHLMAFVDGVQVIAIVSPASAAPARLTRLLDGYLDLLR; this is encoded by the coding sequence ATGCCGAAGATCGTCGACCACGACGAGCGCCGACTCGAGATCGTGCGCGCGACCTGGCGGCTCATCGCCGAGAAGGGGTTCCGCGCGACGACCATGCGCGAGATCGCGAAGTCGGCAGGGGTCGCCAACGGCGGGCTCTCCCCCTACTTCCGCAACAAGGAAGAGCTGATCGGCGCCACGTTCGAGCACGTCTACTCTGCGACCAACGAGAGGTTCGCGACGGTTCGCGCCGGCCTCGAGGGCATGGCCGCGCTGCGCGAGCTCATGCTGCAGATCTTCCCGCTCGATGAGGAGCGCATCCTCGAGGCCCGCATCGTGATCCCGTTCTGGGAGTACGCGGCCAACGAACCCGACCTGCTCGCCCTGCACGAACGCACGATGGACGAGTGGCGGGTCGAGATCGCCGATCACCTCGAGCGTGCGAAGCAGCTCGGCCAGGCGCGCGCCGACCTCGACGTGGCCGTCACCACGGACCATCTCATGGCCTTCGTCGACGGCGTGCAGGTGATCGCCATCGTCTCCCCCGCGAGCGCGGCGCCCGCGCGGCTCACGCGACTGCTCGACGGCTACCTCGACCTGCTGCGCTGA
- a CDS encoding aldehyde dehydrogenase family protein: protein MDSPTPVLEQTRDDLLAEIQSHDGERREILDPATGEVVGHAPVHTVDDLERAVARAKAAQPSWAALGHERRSELLMQAADAIDAEAEALARILSREQGKPLNGPNARFEVGGASGWLRAAAATPLEAEVVFDDGETHAELQYRPIGVVGAIGPWNWPQMITVWQVGPALRMGNTVVVKPSEYTPLSVLALIAVINRVLPEGVVEIVSGGREIGAALSSHPAVGKVMFTGSTATGKAIIRSSADTVKRLTLELGGNDAGIVLPDVDPKAIAEGLFWGAFINTGQTCAALKRLYVHDRVYDAVCEALVEVAGAMPMGVGLDEANVLGPLQNRQQFDIVDRLVESAKASGARVLLGGEPDREQPGHFYPTTLVADIDNASPLVQEEQFGPALPIIRYHDVDEAIALANDVEVGLGASVWAADRDEARRVAARIEAGTVWINSHGTIHPMVPFGGAKQSGYGLEFGVEGLKALGVPQVING, encoded by the coding sequence ATGGACAGCCCGACCCCCGTGCTCGAACAGACGCGCGACGACCTGCTCGCCGAGATCCAGTCGCACGACGGCGAGCGACGCGAGATCCTCGACCCGGCGACCGGCGAGGTCGTCGGACATGCACCCGTGCACACGGTCGACGACCTCGAACGCGCCGTCGCCCGCGCGAAGGCCGCCCAGCCGTCATGGGCCGCGCTCGGGCATGAGCGGCGCAGCGAGCTGCTCATGCAGGCCGCCGACGCGATCGACGCCGAGGCCGAGGCGCTCGCGCGCATCCTCTCGCGCGAGCAGGGCAAGCCGCTGAACGGCCCCAACGCCCGGTTCGAGGTCGGCGGGGCGTCCGGCTGGCTGCGCGCCGCCGCCGCGACCCCGCTCGAGGCCGAGGTGGTCTTCGACGACGGCGAGACGCACGCCGAGCTGCAGTACCGTCCGATCGGCGTGGTGGGCGCCATCGGCCCGTGGAACTGGCCGCAGATGATCACGGTCTGGCAGGTCGGACCCGCCCTGCGCATGGGCAACACGGTGGTCGTGAAGCCCTCGGAGTACACGCCGCTCAGCGTGCTCGCGCTCATCGCGGTGATCAACCGCGTCCTGCCGGAGGGCGTCGTCGAGATCGTCTCGGGCGGCCGTGAGATCGGCGCCGCGCTGTCGTCGCATCCGGCGGTCGGCAAGGTCATGTTCACGGGTTCGACGGCGACCGGCAAGGCGATCATCCGCAGTTCGGCCGACACCGTCAAGCGCCTCACGCTCGAGCTCGGCGGCAACGACGCCGGCATCGTGCTGCCCGACGTCGACCCGAAGGCGATCGCCGAGGGGCTGTTCTGGGGCGCGTTCATCAACACGGGCCAGACCTGCGCCGCGCTGAAGCGCCTCTACGTTCACGACCGCGTCTACGACGCCGTGTGCGAGGCCCTGGTCGAGGTCGCGGGCGCGATGCCGATGGGCGTCGGGCTCGACGAGGCGAACGTGCTCGGCCCGCTGCAGAACCGCCAGCAGTTCGACATCGTCGACCGGCTCGTGGAGTCGGCGAAGGCATCGGGTGCGCGCGTGCTGCTCGGCGGCGAGCCCGACCGCGAACAGCCCGGGCACTTCTATCCGACGACGCTCGTCGCCGACATCGACAACGCGAGCCCGCTCGTGCAGGAGGAGCAGTTCGGTCCGGCGCTGCCGATCATCCGCTACCACGACGTCGACGAGGCGATCGCCCTCGCGAACGATGTCGAGGTCGGGCTGGGCGCCTCGGTGTGGGCCGCCGATCGCGACGAGGCCCGCCGCGTCGCCGCGCGCATCGAGGCCGGCACCGTGTGGATCAACTCGCACGGCACGATCCACCCGATGGTGCCGTTCGGCGGCGCGAAGCAGTCGGGGTACGGACTCGAGTTCGGCGTCGAGGGCCTGAAGGCGCTCGGCGTGCCGCAGGTCATCAACGGCTGA
- a CDS encoding D-alanyl-D-alanine carboxypeptidase/D-alanyl-D-alanine-endopeptidase, whose product MIDETDAAGETPDPSDPSTADADTSAAETAETSVSETAETSAEDVVGAPSSDAATAEAPDAADDAESPKSGVLAAIAAFARTHRLPLMIAGGVVAFGLIGAGAVAAGIASNGGGAASAALATTTPTPTPTADPARPVPEAVAAASRLRTCSVADRAADGRLANLQAQVMNASTGEVLYDRGGTTASRTASVMKVLTSAAALSVLGPDYRTPTTVVKGSEPGSVVLVGGGDATLSRTSSGTETVYPGAAHLDDLAAQVEAAWDADPANPPLTKLILDASYFGGDEWEPSWALKERDDGYMSNIAALMVDGDRDDPGSNTSWRSDDPVGRAGDAFADELGGIEVIERGVAPAGATQLGQVQSPTVAELVDKALVVSDNTAAEMLARLVAIETGSGNTFGAINAGVLEGLAAYGIDTTGITIVDGSGLSDNNAVPPSYLTRLFVKINAREGNLGVLMDGLPVSGERGSLSYDDRFAGDNSVADGAVSAKTGWIDTGYTLSGVVRAEDGATLTFAIYALGDVTDEAKQAIDTLTTGFYLCGDNLANL is encoded by the coding sequence GTGATCGACGAGACGGATGCCGCGGGGGAGACCCCCGACCCGAGCGACCCGTCGACCGCTGACGCCGACACGTCGGCCGCTGAGACCGCCGAAACGTCAGTCTCTGAGACCGCAGAAACGTCGGCAGAGGACGTCGTCGGTGCTCCGAGCTCCGACGCTGCAACGGCTGAGGCGCCCGACGCGGCCGACGACGCCGAATCCCCGAAGTCGGGTGTGCTCGCCGCGATCGCTGCATTCGCCCGCACGCATCGCCTGCCGCTCATGATCGCGGGCGGCGTCGTCGCCTTCGGCCTCATCGGCGCCGGCGCGGTCGCCGCCGGCATCGCGAGCAACGGCGGCGGAGCGGCATCCGCTGCCCTCGCGACGACGACCCCGACACCCACACCCACCGCCGACCCCGCCCGGCCGGTGCCCGAGGCGGTCGCGGCGGCGAGCCGGCTGCGCACCTGCTCGGTCGCCGATCGCGCGGCCGACGGGCGTCTCGCCAACCTCCAGGCGCAGGTGATGAACGCCTCCACGGGCGAGGTGCTCTACGACCGCGGCGGAACGACCGCCTCGCGCACCGCGAGCGTCATGAAGGTGCTCACGTCTGCCGCGGCCCTCTCGGTGCTCGGGCCCGACTACCGCACCCCGACCACCGTCGTGAAGGGTTCGGAGCCGGGCTCGGTCGTGCTCGTCGGCGGTGGCGATGCCACGCTCTCCCGCACCTCGAGCGGCACCGAGACCGTCTACCCGGGCGCCGCGCACCTCGACGACCTCGCCGCCCAGGTCGAGGCGGCGTGGGACGCCGATCCCGCGAACCCGCCGCTGACGAAGCTCATCCTCGATGCGAGCTACTTCGGCGGCGACGAGTGGGAGCCGAGCTGGGCGCTCAAGGAGCGCGACGACGGCTACATGTCGAACATCGCCGCCCTCATGGTCGACGGCGACCGCGACGACCCCGGGTCGAACACCTCGTGGCGCAGCGACGACCCCGTGGGCCGCGCCGGCGACGCCTTCGCCGACGAGCTCGGCGGCATCGAGGTGATCGAACGCGGCGTCGCCCCGGCCGGCGCGACGCAGCTCGGCCAGGTGCAGTCGCCGACCGTCGCGGAGCTCGTCGACAAGGCCCTCGTGGTCTCCGACAACACCGCGGCCGAGATGCTCGCCAGGCTCGTCGCCATCGAGACCGGTTCGGGCAACACCTTCGGCGCGATCAACGCCGGAGTGCTCGAGGGACTCGCCGCCTACGGCATCGACACCACGGGCATCACGATCGTCGACGGGTCGGGGCTGTCCGACAACAACGCGGTGCCGCCGTCGTACCTGACCCGGTTGTTCGTGAAGATCAACGCGCGCGAGGGCAACCTCGGCGTGCTCATGGACGGACTGCCGGTCTCGGGCGAGCGCGGTTCGCTCAGTTACGACGACCGCTTCGCGGGCGACAACTCGGTCGCCGACGGTGCGGTCTCCGCCAAGACCGGCTGGATCGACACCGGCTACACGCTCTCGGGCGTCGTTCGGGCAGAGGACGGCGCGACCCTGACCTTCGCGATCTACGCCCTCGGCGACGTCACCGATGAGGCGAAGCAGGCGATCGACACGCTCACGACGGGTTTCTACCTCTGCGGCGACAACCTCGCCAACCTGTGA
- a CDS encoding alpha/beta fold hydrolase, with protein MRQAGPATTPTLYAEAPDGVLIGYRVHAVEPTDGGVSDAALPPVLLVHGFASDAAITWEGTGWVRALEDAGRTTITLDLRGHGTSDKPVDAESYAPELLGADLIAVLDSAGVEVVDVVAYSMGNRVVSAFATSAPERVRRVVVGGAGPDELFATWAIDDARAVLLRDEAPRDPVIEQVLRPAITAGADREALLAVIEGVSGAPLAIPGGIPVLFVAGENDPVPAGAQELAREWGADFVSVPDRDHVSTLTSRGFKSAAIAFLAEG; from the coding sequence GTGAGGCAGGCCGGTCCGGCGACCACCCCGACCCTCTACGCGGAAGCCCCCGACGGGGTGCTCATCGGGTACCGCGTGCACGCGGTCGAGCCGACCGACGGCGGCGTCTCCGATGCCGCGCTGCCGCCCGTCCTCCTCGTGCACGGCTTCGCCTCCGATGCCGCGATCACGTGGGAGGGCACCGGTTGGGTGCGCGCCCTCGAAGACGCCGGGCGCACGACCATCACGCTCGACCTCCGTGGCCACGGCACGAGCGACAAGCCCGTCGACGCCGAGTCGTACGCACCGGAGCTGCTCGGGGCCGACCTCATCGCCGTGCTCGACTCCGCGGGCGTCGAGGTCGTCGACGTCGTCGCCTATTCGATGGGCAACCGCGTGGTCTCGGCGTTCGCGACGAGCGCCCCCGAGCGGGTGCGCCGGGTCGTCGTGGGCGGCGCCGGGCCGGACGAGCTCTTCGCCACGTGGGCGATCGACGACGCGAGGGCCGTGCTGCTCCGCGACGAGGCGCCGCGCGATCCGGTGATCGAGCAGGTGCTGCGCCCCGCGATCACGGCCGGCGCCGACCGCGAGGCACTGCTCGCCGTGATCGAGGGCGTCTCGGGCGCACCGCTGGCGATCCCCGGCGGCATCCCGGTGCTGTTCGTCGCCGGCGAGAACGATCCCGTGCCCGCCGGCGCGCAGGAGCTCGCCCGCGAGTGGGGCGCCGACTTCGTCTCGGTGCCCGACCGCGACCACGTCTCGACGCTCACGTCACGCGGGTTCAAGTCCGCGGCGATCGCCTTCCTCGCCGAGGGCTGA
- a CDS encoding isochorismatase family protein produces the protein MTRALFIIDVQNDFTEGGALGVEGGAAVAAGITRLLQQHRGDYALVAASRDWHSGEHDNGGHFAVDAEPDFVDTWPPHCVEGTPGAEYHPDFDTSAVDVHIRKGQGVPAYSIFEGTDDAGASVSDVLAARGITDIDVVGLATDYCVRASALDAVEHGQHVRVFTDLVAGVAAESSATALAELGHAGVVIAESTVLDEAAS, from the coding sequence ATGACCCGGGCCCTGTTCATCATCGACGTGCAGAACGACTTCACCGAGGGCGGAGCGCTCGGCGTCGAGGGCGGAGCCGCGGTCGCCGCCGGCATCACCCGCCTGCTGCAGCAGCACCGGGGCGACTACGCGCTCGTCGCGGCATCCCGTGACTGGCACTCGGGCGAGCACGACAACGGCGGCCATTTCGCGGTCGATGCCGAGCCCGACTTCGTCGACACCTGGCCGCCGCATTGCGTCGAAGGCACTCCCGGTGCCGAGTATCACCCCGACTTCGACACCTCGGCCGTCGACGTGCACATCCGCAAGGGGCAGGGCGTGCCCGCGTACTCGATCTTCGAGGGCACGGATGACGCGGGCGCGAGCGTGAGCGACGTGCTCGCCGCCCGGGGCATCACCGACATCGACGTCGTCGGTCTCGCCACCGACTACTGCGTGCGGGCGAGCGCGCTCGACGCGGTCGAGCACGGCCAGCACGTGCGGGTCTTCACCGACCTCGTCGCCGGCGTCGCCGCCGAGTCGTCGGCGACCGCGCTCGCCGAGCTCGGGCACGCCGGGGTCGTCATCGCCGAGTCGACGGTGCTCGACGAGGCCGCCTCGTGA
- a CDS encoding primary-amine oxidase, with amino-acid sequence MTATSTLHSIGRRPGAPSHAVANDPLRGLSADEIDAARDILHEAALIGEATRFVYLGLDEPAKADVLAGAELPRIVRALVLDRSTGASADLRVSITDRAVLSNEAIDGANGHVPILDVEFEAIYDLLGAEQAWHDALAKRGITHEQVALAPLSAGNYGFEAEAGRRVIRVLAFMRENEQDHCWAHPVDGLCAYVDMIEGRMFELIDHHVYDIPAEGGNFDDPAVQGAPLDTLKPIEISQPEGPSYSVDDDRVSWANWRFSLAFDAREGLVLRRIRYVDADQGGEERDIVYRASIAEMVVPYGDPSPARFWQNYFDTGEYVFGRYANSLQLGCDCLGEIRYFDATIADEFGHPRVIPNAICMHEEDYGTLWKHTDIYTGSNEVRRQRRLVISFFTTVGNYDYGFYWYLYLDGTIECEAKLTGVLFTSAFDAAAGDHASEVAPGLGAPYHQHLFSARLDMMVDGLANAVDEVDAARVPMGEGNAYGNAFTKRSTRLRTEVEGARDADPIAGRTWHIVNTEKTNRLGRPVGYELIAQGSPTLLADPESVIAKRAGFTRKHLWVTRYDQAERYPAGDLVNQGPGGDGLPRYTAADRSIDGDDIVLWHTFGPTHFPRVEDWPVMPVDTAKFTLKPYGFFGRNPTLNVPSSAALGMACHTGAAQAAGHEASGHAAHAVHEGHEASGCRCEAGACTCAGHGH; translated from the coding sequence ATGACAGCGACGTCCACCCTCCACTCGATCGGCCGGCGCCCCGGTGCGCCGTCGCACGCCGTCGCGAACGACCCGCTGCGCGGACTCTCGGCCGACGAGATCGACGCGGCCCGCGACATCCTGCACGAGGCCGCGCTCATCGGCGAGGCGACGCGATTCGTCTACCTCGGCCTCGACGAACCGGCCAAGGCCGACGTGCTCGCGGGCGCTGAACTGCCCCGCATCGTGCGCGCCCTGGTGCTCGACCGGTCGACGGGGGCGTCGGCCGACCTCCGCGTCTCGATCACCGACCGTGCGGTGCTCTCGAACGAGGCGATCGACGGCGCGAACGGCCACGTGCCGATCCTCGACGTCGAGTTCGAGGCGATCTACGACCTCCTCGGAGCCGAGCAGGCGTGGCACGACGCCCTCGCCAAGCGCGGCATCACGCACGAGCAGGTCGCCCTCGCGCCGCTCTCGGCCGGCAACTACGGCTTCGAGGCCGAGGCGGGCCGTCGCGTCATCCGCGTGCTCGCCTTCATGCGCGAGAACGAGCAGGACCACTGCTGGGCCCACCCCGTCGACGGCCTCTGCGCCTACGTCGACATGATCGAGGGGCGCATGTTCGAGCTCATCGACCACCACGTCTACGACATCCCCGCCGAGGGCGGCAACTTCGATGACCCGGCGGTGCAGGGCGCGCCGCTCGACACCCTGAAGCCGATCGAGATCAGCCAGCCCGAGGGGCCGAGCTACTCGGTCGACGACGACCGGGTGAGCTGGGCGAACTGGCGCTTCTCGCTCGCCTTCGACGCCCGAGAAGGGCTCGTGCTGCGTCGCATCCGCTACGTCGACGCCGACCAGGGCGGCGAGGAGCGCGACATCGTCTACCGCGCCTCGATCGCCGAGATGGTCGTGCCCTACGGCGACCCCTCACCCGCGCGCTTCTGGCAGAACTACTTCGACACCGGCGAGTACGTGTTCGGCCGCTACGCGAACTCGCTGCAGCTCGGCTGCGACTGCCTGGGCGAGATCCGCTACTTCGACGCGACGATCGCCGACGAGTTCGGGCACCCCCGGGTCATCCCGAACGCCATCTGCATGCACGAGGAGGACTACGGCACCCTCTGGAAGCACACCGACATCTACACCGGCTCGAACGAGGTGCGCCGCCAGCGCCGGCTCGTGATCAGCTTCTTCACCACCGTCGGCAACTACGACTACGGTTTCTACTGGTACCTCTACCTCGATGGCACCATCGAGTGCGAGGCCAAGCTCACGGGCGTGCTCTTCACGTCGGCCTTCGACGCCGCGGCCGGAGACCATGCCAGCGAGGTGGCGCCCGGCCTCGGGGCGCCGTACCACCAGCACCTCTTCAGTGCGCGCCTCGACATGATGGTCGACGGCCTCGCCAACGCGGTCGACGAGGTCGACGCCGCAAGGGTGCCGATGGGCGAGGGCAACGCATATGGCAACGCCTTCACCAAGCGGAGCACGCGCCTGCGCACCGAGGTCGAGGGCGCGCGCGACGCGGATCCCATCGCCGGGCGCACCTGGCACATCGTGAACACCGAGAAGACGAACCGCCTGGGCCGTCCGGTCGGCTACGAGCTCATCGCCCAGGGCTCGCCCACCCTGCTCGCCGACCCCGAATCGGTCATCGCCAAGCGAGCCGGCTTCACCCGGAAGCACCTCTGGGTGACGAGGTACGACCAGGCCGAGCGGTACCCAGCGGGCGACCTCGTGAACCAGGGCCCCGGCGGCGACGGCCTGCCGCGTTACACCGCGGCCGACCGGTCGATCGACGGCGACGACATCGTGCTCTGGCACACGTTCGGTCCGACGCACTTCCCGCGCGTCGAGGATTGGCCCGTCATGCCCGTCGACACCGCCAAGTTCACGCTGAAGCCCTACGGCTTCTTCGGCCGCAACCCCACGCTGAACGTGCCGTCGTCGGCGGCGCTCGGCATGGCCTGCCACACCGGCGCCGCTCAGGCTGCCGGTCACGAGGCGAGCGGGCACGCGGCCCACGCGGTCCACGAGGGTCACGAGGCGAGCGGATGCCGCTGCGAGGCCGGGGCGTGCACCTGCGCCGGTCACGGGCACTGA
- a CDS encoding AraC-like ligand-binding domain-containing protein, with product MLDESVRSAPLDRAALPLGFGAFSALVSQSFVPLQVRSDRQDSFRGDIRASTNDDVHVSVVTADGHEIHRTPELVARSSHRCFKVGLQLAGTGLLIQENREAVLRPGDLTVYDTDSPYTLVFEEAFSTLVLMVPHRALELPTDAVRGMTAATIDGGTGLARVVARFLGELAGDLQQLDGPIGGRLARNAVDLVTTLYARELDVARDADRPHRAMLRRVQGYIDEHLGDPDLTPGSIAAAAYISTRHLHALFHEEGLTVSTFIRARRLDRCRRELGDPLTAHRPIGQVATRWGFADAAHFSRAFRAEFGEPPSSFRARTTAA from the coding sequence GTGCTCGACGAATCCGTGCGCTCCGCCCCACTCGACCGGGCGGCCCTGCCGCTCGGCTTCGGCGCGTTCAGCGCACTCGTCTCGCAGTCCTTCGTGCCGCTGCAGGTGCGCTCCGACCGGCAGGACTCGTTCCGCGGCGACATCCGCGCCTCGACCAACGACGACGTGCACGTCTCGGTCGTCACCGCCGACGGCCACGAGATCCACCGCACGCCGGAACTCGTCGCCCGCTCGAGCCACCGCTGCTTCAAGGTGGGCCTACAACTGGCCGGCACGGGCCTGCTCATCCAGGAGAACCGCGAGGCGGTGCTCCGCCCCGGCGATCTCACCGTCTACGACACCGACTCGCCGTACACGCTCGTGTTCGAGGAGGCGTTCAGCACGCTCGTGCTCATGGTGCCGCACCGCGCGCTCGAACTGCCCACCGACGCCGTACGCGGCATGACCGCGGCAACCATCGACGGCGGCACCGGGCTCGCACGGGTCGTGGCCCGCTTCCTCGGCGAACTCGCGGGCGACCTGCAGCAGCTCGACGGGCCGATCGGCGGTCGGCTCGCCCGCAACGCCGTGGACCTCGTGACCACCCTCTACGCACGCGAACTCGACGTGGCACGCGACGCCGATCGACCGCACCGAGCCATGCTCCGACGCGTTCAGGGCTACATCGACGAGCACCTGGGCGACCCCGATCTCACGCCCGGCAGCATCGCCGCGGCTGCCTACATCTCGACCAGGCACCTGCACGCGCTCTTCCACGAGGAGGGGCTCACGGTCTCGACGTTCATCAGGGCGCGCCGACTCGACCGCTGTCGCCGCGAGCTCGGCGATCCGCTGACCGCGCACCGCCCCATCGGCCAGGTCGCCACCAGGTGGGGCTTCGCGGATGCCGCGCACTTCAGCCGCGCGTTCCGAGCCGAGTTCGGCGAGCCGCCGAGCTCATTCCGCGCGCGCACGACCGCTGCCTGA
- a CDS encoding APC family permease, with amino-acid sequence MTSTTTTPPKQSGGLGRRRLGVPSVTLMIIAASAPLTVVAGGVTTTFAVTGVIGVPIGFIVLAAALAVFAVGYAAMSRYVTNAGAFYAYIAQGIGRPFGVGASLVALVAYNAMQVGIYGLFGFQMSMFLEAKLGIATPWWLWILVCIGVVAVLGVNRVDLSAKVLGILVALEFLAVLVFDIVSFSVAPEGVSTAGLELSNLFVPGVGAVLSFGIAAFMGFESAAIYGEESKDPKRTVARATYAAVAIIGVFYAFSAWAFTVGIGPSQIAEASATYGPDLMFVFMSEHAPVIISDLMQVLFLTSLFAALQSFHNAVARYLYSLGREGVLHPRLGSVRVVSRAPWAGSLAQTIIALVVTLGFVFAGEVMGLKNDFAPTEFLYPVLTMFTWLTNTGAMGLVLLMCIIAISVIGFFRRDRRGLGRWSTFIAPLISAVVLFTVFVLIVANFNVLLGQAETTPVTFVLPALLIVPGVLGVIWGFAIRKRNPELYARIGHGIEEAEADLIDGEGHRGI; translated from the coding sequence ATGACCTCCACGACGACCACTCCGCCGAAGCAGAGCGGCGGCCTCGGCCGCCGCCGCTTGGGCGTGCCATCCGTCACCCTCATGATCATCGCGGCGTCCGCCCCGCTCACCGTCGTCGCCGGCGGCGTCACGACCACGTTCGCGGTCACGGGCGTGATCGGCGTGCCGATCGGCTTCATCGTGCTCGCCGCGGCGCTCGCCGTGTTCGCCGTCGGCTACGCCGCGATGAGTCGGTACGTGACGAACGCGGGCGCCTTCTACGCCTACATCGCGCAGGGCATCGGCCGGCCGTTCGGCGTCGGCGCCTCGCTCGTGGCGCTCGTCGCGTACAACGCCATGCAGGTCGGCATCTACGGGCTCTTCGGGTTCCAGATGTCGATGTTCCTCGAGGCGAAGCTCGGCATCGCGACCCCGTGGTGGCTCTGGATCCTCGTCTGCATCGGCGTCGTCGCCGTGCTCGGGGTGAACCGCGTCGACCTCTCGGCGAAGGTCCTCGGCATCCTCGTGGCGCTCGAGTTCCTCGCCGTGCTGGTCTTCGACATCGTCTCGTTCTCGGTCGCACCGGAGGGCGTGAGCACGGCGGGCCTCGAGCTCTCGAACCTGTTCGTGCCGGGCGTCGGTGCCGTGCTCTCGTTCGGCATCGCCGCCTTCATGGGCTTCGAGTCGGCCGCGATCTACGGCGAGGAGTCGAAGGACCCCAAGCGCACCGTCGCCCGCGCCACCTATGCGGCCGTGGCGATCATCGGCGTCTTCTACGCGTTCAGCGCCTGGGCTTTCACCGTGGGCATCGGCCCGTCGCAGATCGCCGAGGCCTCTGCGACGTACGGCCCCGACCTCATGTTCGTCTTCATGAGCGAGCACGCACCGGTCATCATCAGCGACCTCATGCAGGTGCTGTTCCTCACGAGCCTGTTCGCGGCCCTGCAGTCGTTCCACAACGCGGTCGCGCGCTACCTGTACTCGCTCGGACGCGAGGGTGTGCTGCACCCCCGACTCGGCTCGGTACGCGTGGTCTCCCGTGCGCCGTGGGCCGGTTCGCTCGCGCAGACGATCATCGCGCTCGTGGTCACGCTCGGCTTCGTCTTCGCGGGCGAGGTCATGGGGCTGAAGAACGACTTCGCACCGACGGAGTTCCTCTACCCGGTGCTCACGATGTTCACCTGGCTGACCAACACGGGGGCGATGGGGCTCGTGCTGCTCATGTGCATCATCGCCATCTCGGTGATCGGGTTCTTCCGCCGCGACCGGCGCGGACTCGGCCGCTGGTCGACGTTCATCGCACCGCTCATCTCGGCGGTCGTGCTCTTCACGGTGTTCGTGCTCATCGTCGCGAACTTCAACGTGTTGCTCGGCCAGGCCGAGACCACGCCGGTGACGTTCGTGCTGCCCGCGCTGCTCATCGTGCCCGGCGTGCTCGGCGTCATCTGGGGCTTCGCCATCCGGAAGCGGAATCCCGAGCTGTACGCCCGCATCGGTCACGGTATCGAGGAGGCTGAGGCCGACCTGATCGACGGCGAGGGGCACCGCGGGATCTGA
- a CDS encoding Gfo/Idh/MocA family protein — protein MTERLRWGILATGGIAHAFANDLKLNGFTVQAVGSRSQENADAFAAEFDIPNAHASYEALAADPEVDVIYVSTPHPMHAAGATLALEAGKHVLVEKAFTVNAAEARALAELAAAKGLLVLEAMWTRYLPHMARIREIIAAGTLGEVRTLIADHTQLLSDDPAHRINALELGGGALLDLGIYPISFAWDLFGAPATTQASATFKSTGADAQVAVVYSYEGGRMASTISASDVKGPNTAVVLGTEARIEIDQVWYSPTTFRVIAADGTQLEEYRSEVVGRGMHFQAEAVERLVAAGTLTGDLLPIDETVAIMASLDEIRRQIGLVYPGE, from the coding sequence ATGACCGAACGACTGCGGTGGGGCATCCTCGCCACCGGCGGCATCGCGCACGCCTTCGCCAACGACCTGAAGCTCAACGGATTCACCGTGCAGGCGGTCGGGTCGCGCTCGCAGGAGAACGCCGACGCGTTCGCCGCCGAGTTCGACATCCCGAACGCGCATGCCAGCTACGAAGCGCTCGCCGCCGACCCCGAGGTCGACGTGATCTACGTCTCCACGCCGCATCCGATGCACGCCGCCGGCGCCACCCTCGCGCTCGAGGCCGGCAAGCACGTGCTCGTCGAGAAGGCGTTCACGGTCAACGCCGCCGAGGCGCGAGCGCTCGCCGAGCTCGCCGCGGCGAAGGGCCTGCTCGTGCTCGAGGCCATGTGGACCAGGTACCTGCCGCACATGGCGCGCATCCGCGAGATCATCGCGGCGGGCACGCTCGGCGAGGTGCGCACGCTCATCGCCGACCACACCCAGCTGCTCTCCGACGACCCGGCGCACCGCATCAACGCGCTCGAACTCGGCGGCGGAGCCCTGCTCGACCTCGGCATCTACCCGATCTCCTTCGCATGGGACCTCTTCGGCGCCCCCGCGACGACCCAGGCATCGGCGACCTTCAAGTCGACCGGCGCCGACGCGCAGGTGGCCGTCGTCTACAGCTACGAGGGCGGGCGCATGGCCTCCACCATCTCGGCGAGCGACGTGAAGGGGCCGAATACCGCGGTCGTGCTCGGCACCGAGGCCCGCATCGAGATCGACCAGGTCTGGTACTCGCCCACGACCTTCCGGGTCATCGCCGCCGACGGCACGCAGCTCGAGGAGTACCGCTCGGAGGTCGTCGGCCGGGGCATGCACTTCCAGGCCGAAGCGGTCGAACGGCTCGTCGCGGCGGGCACCCTCACGGGCGACCTGCTGCCGATCGACGAGACCGTGGCGATCATGGCGTCGCTCGACGAGATCCGCCGGCAGATCGGTCTCGTCTACCCCGGCGAGTGA